One genomic region from Motacilla alba alba isolate MOTALB_02 chromosome 5, Motacilla_alba_V1.0_pri, whole genome shotgun sequence encodes:
- the SMTNL1 gene encoding smoothelin-like protein 1 has product MEALGDAETPTSGTPTSDTPTSDTPTSDTPNSETPTASTLTSDTPTTSTPTPGTPTSGTPTPGTPTRSSPTPDTPSEPAAGPGDGSGEATAARGGEEAREAGGDGKNTGGEGEDSGGSGGCAGGEAAGDGGAEAPGGAGGDAGEAGDGAGDAEAGTAGGTGGGTEEGTEGKAAPAAAGNSQRRQEPTWLQDEDDELWPEFPPCSSPEGATSPTSPMSPTSPTSPTCPMSPTSPMSPTSPMSPASPVSPTAGTAEDTGGSKRGAPAGGTRDKAAPGAAGQRLRLEGAGGRPRVGTRAQGRSAILEKFGGAAKGPAPHLRRSGGAATVKTMLLEWCRARTRGYPHVDVQNFSGSWGSGLAFCALLHSFFPDAFDFAALEPNARRENFALAFATAEERAGCAPLLEVEDMVRLPVPDAKCVYTYVQELYRCLVAKGLVKTKKR; this is encoded by the exons ATGGAGGCTCTGGGAGACGCTGAAACCCCCACCTCGGGCACCCCCACCTCGGACACCCCCACCTCGGACACCCCCACCTCGGACACCCCCAATTCGGAAACCCCTACCGCGAGCACCCTCACCTCGGACACCCCCACCACGAGCACCCCCACCCCCGGCACCCCCACCTCGGGCACCCCGACCCCCGGCACCCCGACCCGGAGTAGCCCCACCCCGGACACCCCCTCTGAgcccgccgcggggccgggggatGGCAGCGGGGAGGCGACGGCTGCCCGGGGTGGGGAGGAAGCTCGGGAAGCGGGGGGCGACGGGAAGAACACGGGGGGTGAAGGGGAGGATtcggggggctcaggggggtGCGCGGGGGGAGAGGCTGCCGGGGATGGCGGGGCAGAAGCACCCGGGGGTGCCGGGGGCGATGCCGGGGAGGCCGGGGATGGTGCTGGCGATGCCGAGGCAGGGACAGCCGGGGGCACCGGCGGGGGTACCGAGGAGGGTACCGAGGGAAAAGCGGCGCCGGCAGCAGCGGGCAACTCCCAGCGCCGACAG GAACCCACTTGGCTTCAGGACGAGGACGACGAGCTGTGGCCTGAGTTCCCTCCCTGCTCGTCCCCAGAGGGGGCCaccagccccacatcccccatgtcccccaCGTCCCCTACATCTCCCACGTGCCCCATGTCCCCTACATCTCCCATGTCCCCTACGTCCCCTATGTCCCCAGCATCTCCAGTGTCCCCCACAG ctggcactgccGAGGACACGGGGGGCAGCAAGAG GGGGGCTCCAGCAGGGGGGACACGGGACAAGGCAGCCCCCGGTGCGGCGGGACAGAGGCTGAGGCTGGAGGGGGCCGGGGGACGGCCTCGAGTGGGGACCCGGGCCCAGGGGCGCAGCGCCATCCTGGAGAAATTCGGAGG ggctgccaagGGCCCAGCCCCACACCTGCGGCGCTCAGGGGGGGCCGCCACGGTCAAGACGATGCTGCTGGAGTGGTGCCGCGCCCGCACCCGCGGGTACCCG CACGTGGACGTGCAGAACTTCtcggggagctggggcagcggCCTGGCCTTCTGCGCCCTCCTGCACAGCTTCTTCCCCGACGCCTTCGACTTCGCCGCCCTGGAGCCCAACGCCCGCCGGGAAAACTTCGCCCTGGCCTTCGCCACCGCCGA GGAGCGGGCGGGCTGTGCCCCGCTGCTGGAGGTGGAGGACATGGTGCGGCTGCCGGTGCCCGACGCCAAGTGCGTGTACACGTACGTGCAGGAGCTGTACCGCTGCCTGGTGGCCAAGGGGCTCGTCAAGACCAAGAAGCGCTGA
- the LOC119701517 gene encoding ubiquitin-conjugating enzyme E2 L5-like isoform X1, whose protein sequence is MAGRIAKELEEARRWEGARDVRPLDGNVRRWGGLLLPQNNPPYNTGAFRFELTFSRNHPLEPPCATLRTPIYHPSVDRQGRVCQPLTTHAHWEPATRAIQVLQDLLLQLDSPDPQRLMRPDVARELQERPEEFRRRAEEHTRLHAEPRPEPRT, encoded by the exons gagctggaggaggcgCGGCGCTGGGAGGGGGCCCGCGACGTGCGGCCGCTGGACGGGAACGTGCGGCGCTGGggggggctcctgctgccc CAGAACAACCCCCCATACAACACGGGCGCCTTCCGCTTCGAGCTGACCTTCTCCCGCAACCACCCGCTGGAGCCGCCCTGCGCCACCCTCCGCACCCCCATCTACCACCCCAGCGTGGACCGCCAGGGCCGCGTCTGCCAGCCCCTCACCACCCACGCGCACTGGGAGCCCGCCACCCGCGCCATCCAAG tgctccaggacctgctgctgcagctggacagcCCGGACCCCCAGCGGCTGATGCGGCCGGACGTGGcccgggagctgcaggagcgCCCCGAGGAGTTCCGGCGCCGGGCAGAGGAGCACACCCGGCTCCACGCCGAGCCGCGCCCCGAGCCCCGCACATAA
- the TIMM10 gene encoding mitochondrial import inner membrane translocase subunit Tim10, with the protein MDPLRAQQLAAELEVEMMADMYNRMTQACHRKCVPPFYKESELSKGECVCLDRCVAKYLEVHERMGKKLTELSLQDEELLKRMQQGSGTA; encoded by the exons ATGGATCCGCTGCGGGCTCAGCAGCTGGCGGCCGAACTGGAGGTTGAGATGATGGCCGACATGTACAATCG GATGACCCAGGCGTGCCACCGCAAGTGCGTCCCGCCTTTCTACAAGGAGTCGGAGCTGTCCAAAGGGGAATGCGTGTGCCTGGACCGCTGCGTGGCCAAGTACCTGGAGGTGCACGAGCGGATGGGCAAGAAGCTGACAGAGCTGTCGCTGCAGGACGAGGAGCTGCTCAAGCGAATGCAGCAGGGCAGCGGCACCGCCTGA
- the LOC119701517 gene encoding ubiquitin-conjugating enzyme E2 L5-like isoform X2 yields the protein MAGRIAKELEEARRWEGARDVRPLDGNVRRWGGLLLPNNPPYNTGAFRFELTFSRNHPLEPPCATLRTPIYHPSVDRQGRVCQPLTTHAHWEPATRAIQVLQDLLLQLDSPDPQRLMRPDVARELQERPEEFRRRAEEHTRLHAEPRPEPRT from the exons gagctggaggaggcgCGGCGCTGGGAGGGGGCCCGCGACGTGCGGCCGCTGGACGGGAACGTGCGGCGCTGGggggggctcctgctgccc AACAACCCCCCATACAACACGGGCGCCTTCCGCTTCGAGCTGACCTTCTCCCGCAACCACCCGCTGGAGCCGCCCTGCGCCACCCTCCGCACCCCCATCTACCACCCCAGCGTGGACCGCCAGGGCCGCGTCTGCCAGCCCCTCACCACCCACGCGCACTGGGAGCCCGCCACCCGCGCCATCCAAG tgctccaggacctgctgctgcagctggacagcCCGGACCCCCAGCGGCTGATGCGGCCGGACGTGGcccgggagctgcaggagcgCCCCGAGGAGTTCCGGCGCCGGGCAGAGGAGCACACCCGGCTCCACGCCGAGCCGCGCCCCGAGCCCCGCACATAA